Proteins from a single region of Hymenobacter aquaticus:
- a CDS encoding TolC family protein, whose product MLKKRIYQSLSAACLALAVGACKTPELVQKNESRTVPASFTGTSQDSTTSARIRWKEVFTDPNLTALVDTALRRNQELNITVQEIEIARQEVRARTGEYLPSVGLGVGAGAEKAARYTLPGATEENVDIKPEKRTPDPLTNFQVGAFATWEVDIWHKLRNAKKAAALRYLASVEGRNFTVTNLVAEIATSYYELLALDNQLAIVRQNIDIQSNALKAMRLQKEAARVTELAVRRFEAQVHHTQSLQFTIQQRIVETENRLNFLVGRYPQPIVRNAASFTELVPPAMRAGVPAQLLQNRPDIRQAEQNLAAAKLDVQVARTNFYPSLRITGAVGAAAFNPTLLTTLPESMLLSLAGDVAAPLINKNGIKAVYYSANARQTQAVYQYERTVLNAYLEVANQLSNISNLEKSYEQKTQEVQALNQSATISTSLFNSARADYTEVLFTQRDALESKFDLIETKMQQLNASVNVYRALGGGWN is encoded by the coding sequence ATGCTTAAAAAACGCATTTATCAAAGCCTGAGCGCCGCTTGCCTGGCCCTGGCCGTGGGCGCCTGCAAAACGCCCGAGCTGGTGCAGAAAAACGAGAGCCGCACCGTGCCCGCCAGCTTCACCGGCACCAGTCAGGACAGCACCACGTCGGCCCGGATCCGGTGGAAGGAGGTTTTCACCGACCCCAACCTCACGGCCCTGGTTGACACGGCCCTGCGCCGCAACCAGGAGCTGAACATCACCGTCCAGGAAATCGAAATTGCCCGCCAGGAAGTGCGCGCCCGCACCGGCGAGTACCTGCCCAGCGTGGGCCTGGGCGTGGGGGCCGGCGCCGAAAAGGCCGCGCGCTACACGCTGCCCGGGGCCACGGAGGAAAACGTCGACATCAAGCCCGAGAAACGTACCCCCGACCCGCTGACCAACTTTCAGGTGGGCGCTTTTGCCACCTGGGAAGTGGATATCTGGCACAAGCTGCGCAACGCCAAAAAAGCCGCCGCGCTCCGCTATCTGGCCTCGGTGGAAGGCCGGAACTTCACGGTGACCAACCTGGTGGCCGAAATTGCCACCTCGTACTACGAGCTGCTGGCCCTCGACAACCAGCTGGCCATCGTCCGCCAGAACATCGACATTCAGAGCAACGCCCTGAAGGCCATGCGCCTGCAAAAGGAGGCGGCGCGGGTAACGGAGCTGGCCGTGCGCCGCTTCGAGGCCCAGGTGCACCACACCCAGAGCCTGCAGTTCACCATTCAGCAGCGCATCGTGGAAACCGAAAACCGGCTCAACTTCCTGGTGGGCCGCTACCCGCAGCCCATTGTCCGCAACGCCGCCTCGTTCACTGAGCTGGTGCCGCCGGCCATGCGGGCGGGCGTGCCGGCCCAGCTGCTGCAAAACCGCCCGGATATCCGGCAGGCCGAGCAAAATCTGGCCGCCGCCAAGCTCGACGTGCAGGTGGCCCGTACCAACTTCTACCCCTCGCTGCGCATCACTGGCGCGGTGGGCGCGGCGGCCTTCAACCCCACGCTGCTGACCACGCTGCCCGAGTCGATGCTGCTCTCGTTGGCCGGCGACGTAGCCGCGCCGCTGATCAACAAAAACGGGATAAAAGCGGTGTACTACAGCGCCAACGCCCGCCAGACCCAGGCCGTGTACCAGTACGAGCGGACGGTGCTGAACGCGTACCTGGAAGTGGCTAACCAGCTCTCCAACATCAGCAACCTGGAGAAGAGCTACGAGCAGAAAACCCAGGAAGTGCAGGCCCTGAATCAGTCGGCCACCATTTCGACCAGCCTGTTCAACTCGGCCCGCGCCGACTACACCGAGGTGCTCTTCACCCAGCGCGACGCCCTGGAATCGAAGTTTGACCTGATCGAAACCAAGATGCAGCAGCTCAATGCCTCGGTGAACGTGTACCGCGCCCTGGGCGGCGGCTGGAACTAA
- a CDS encoding sensor protein KdpD → MRRKVLRLYTDSFTHSTPMNDNDDQQRDQSAERFLRLVQQRRRGRLKVYLGLAAGVGKTYRLLQEAHELRAHGVDVVLGYVETHGRPGTVAQLRDLPTVPRKHIFYKGRMLEELDVQGILQRRPSVVVVDELAHTNVPGSENEKRWQDVEQLVRAGISVLTAVNIQHLESLHDQVLRITGTDVTERVPDQVLKQADEVVNVDLTVGELRTRLEEGKIYDAAKVPTALQNFFQAENLLQLRQLAVRETANLISRQIETDGGGAAPVAPERRNQDRLLACINANAPAAKEIIRKTSRLADRLSAASWAVLYVQTPRESADRINLATQRHLLNNLQLATELGGQILRVKAPNVVAEVLRVATEKNVSLLICGVTGQKSWWQRLTRRGVTEKLIRRVARHHPDLDIFLVTY, encoded by the coding sequence ATGAGACGCAAAGTATTGCGTCTCTACACCGACTCATTCACCCATTCCACCCCCATGAACGACAACGACGACCAACAGCGCGACCAATCGGCCGAGCGGTTTCTGCGGCTGGTGCAGCAGCGGCGGCGCGGGCGGCTGAAGGTGTACCTGGGGCTGGCCGCCGGCGTGGGCAAAACCTACCGCCTGCTACAGGAGGCCCACGAGCTGCGCGCCCACGGCGTGGATGTGGTGCTGGGCTACGTGGAAACCCACGGCCGCCCCGGCACCGTGGCCCAGCTGCGCGACCTGCCCACCGTGCCGCGCAAGCACATCTTCTACAAGGGCCGCATGCTGGAGGAGCTGGACGTGCAGGGCATTCTGCAGCGCCGGCCCTCGGTGGTGGTGGTGGATGAGCTGGCCCACACCAACGTGCCCGGTTCCGAAAACGAAAAACGCTGGCAGGACGTGGAGCAACTGGTGCGGGCCGGTATTTCGGTGCTCACGGCCGTCAACATTCAGCACCTGGAAAGCCTGCACGACCAGGTACTGCGCATCACCGGCACCGACGTGACGGAACGCGTACCCGACCAGGTACTGAAGCAGGCCGACGAAGTGGTGAACGTGGACCTGACCGTGGGCGAGCTGCGCACCCGCCTGGAGGAAGGCAAGATCTACGATGCGGCCAAGGTGCCCACGGCTTTGCAGAACTTCTTTCAGGCCGAAAACCTGCTGCAGCTGCGCCAGCTGGCCGTGCGCGAAACCGCCAACCTCATCAGCCGCCAGATTGAAACCGACGGCGGCGGGGCCGCACCCGTAGCCCCGGAGCGCCGCAACCAGGACCGCCTGCTGGCCTGCATCAACGCCAACGCCCCCGCCGCCAAGGAAATCATCCGCAAGACCTCGCGCCTCGCCGACCGTCTTTCGGCCGCCTCCTGGGCCGTGCTCTACGTGCAGACGCCCCGCGAATCGGCCGACCGCATCAACCTGGCCACCCAGCGCCACCTGCTCAACAATTTGCAGCTGGCGACTGAGCTGGGCGGCCAGATTCTGCGGGTGAAAGCCCCCAACGTGGTAGCCGAAGTGCTGCGCGTGGCTACGGAAAAGAACGTGTCGCTGCTAATTTGCGGCGTAACCGGCCAGAAAAGCTGGTGGCAGCGCCTGACCCGGCGCGGCGTCACCGAAAAGCTGATTCGCCGCGTGGCCCGCCACCACCCCGACCTGGACATCTTTCTGGTTACGTACTAA
- a CDS encoding HAMP domain-containing sensor histidine kinase, translating to MNLKTKITLAFVTMLLLLLGVSAYTLYSLNRLDRTARNVLQDNLYSVELGQQMLRALDQVERQPLSDTTGMHQLNQAFVREAGNVTEPGEQAVVDQLQEQLARLQEYQGAWLHGTGGAPDVAPDLTRRIRQLTYRMIDLNTQALSRKNEAANRTATQQQRYVLALLTIALLTSLLFVLSVPEAAVGGLRQLTASIDHAANQDFTASIPIRGHDEFAAVGRSFNQMLVQLQTYRTSTLAELLAERNRVTSIVNHLDEGLLLIDQNRRIIVANPIAQSLLALPAAQLLGQPADAVAQGNDLLRTLLHHLDVPAARRQPEAPLLTIAQHGEEAYFRLSVNDVIFFNEALDKQEFVGWVLTLRNVSEFKKLDQAKSNFLATVSHELKTPLSSINFHLKLLENGRVGSLNAEQHDIVLTLKQENQRLLRLVSELIDVSRLESGNIQLNFQPSRVADIVQFAADTIQLQLRPKQLTLDLDVPATLPPVRADIEKTTWVLLNLLANAIRYSPEHEQIHIRAALTADGQQVRLSVQDHGPGIAPQYQEKIFQRFAQIPNQSGYAGGSGLGLSIAREFITSQGGQLGVSSELGTGSTFAFTLPVAPRAEA from the coding sequence ATGAACCTCAAAACGAAAATAACCCTGGCTTTCGTCACCATGCTGCTGCTGCTGCTGGGGGTGAGTGCCTACACGCTGTACTCGCTCAACCGCCTTGACCGCACGGCGCGCAACGTGCTCCAGGACAACCTCTACTCGGTGGAGCTGGGCCAGCAGATGCTACGGGCGCTGGACCAGGTAGAGCGCCAACCCCTGTCCGACACGACGGGCATGCACCAGCTCAACCAGGCATTCGTGCGCGAGGCGGGTAACGTGACGGAACCCGGCGAACAGGCGGTGGTCGACCAGCTCCAGGAGCAGCTGGCGCGGCTGCAGGAATACCAGGGCGCGTGGCTGCACGGCACCGGCGGCGCCCCCGACGTGGCCCCCGACCTCACCCGCCGGATCCGGCAGCTCACCTACCGCATGATTGACCTGAACACCCAGGCCCTCAGCCGCAAAAACGAAGCCGCCAACCGCACCGCCACCCAGCAGCAGCGCTACGTGCTGGCGTTGCTCACCATTGCCCTGCTCACCTCCCTGCTGTTTGTGCTGAGCGTACCCGAAGCGGCCGTGGGAGGCCTGCGCCAGCTCACGGCCAGCATCGACCACGCCGCCAACCAGGACTTCACGGCTTCCATTCCGATTCGGGGCCACGACGAGTTTGCCGCCGTGGGCCGCTCCTTCAACCAGATGCTGGTGCAGCTGCAAACGTACCGCACCTCGACCCTGGCCGAGCTGCTGGCCGAGCGCAACCGCGTGACCAGCATCGTCAACCACCTCGATGAGGGCCTGCTGCTCATCGACCAGAACCGGCGCATTATCGTGGCCAACCCCATTGCCCAGAGCCTGCTGGCCCTGCCCGCCGCCCAGCTGCTGGGCCAGCCCGCCGACGCCGTAGCCCAGGGCAACGATTTGCTGCGGACCCTGCTCCACCACCTCGACGTGCCGGCGGCCCGGCGCCAGCCGGAAGCCCCGCTGCTGACCATTGCCCAGCACGGCGAAGAAGCATATTTCCGCCTGAGCGTCAACGACGTTATTTTCTTCAACGAAGCTCTGGATAAGCAGGAGTTCGTGGGCTGGGTGCTCACGCTGCGCAACGTGTCGGAGTTCAAGAAGCTGGACCAGGCCAAGTCCAACTTTCTGGCCACCGTGTCGCACGAGCTGAAAACGCCCTTATCCAGCATCAATTTCCACCTGAAGCTGCTGGAAAACGGCCGGGTGGGCTCCCTCAATGCCGAGCAGCACGACATTGTGCTCACCCTCAAGCAGGAAAACCAGCGCCTGCTCCGGCTGGTCAGCGAATTGATTGACGTGTCGCGCCTGGAATCGGGCAACATCCAGCTCAACTTCCAGCCCAGCCGGGTAGCCGACATCGTGCAGTTTGCCGCCGATACCATCCAGCTGCAGCTGCGCCCCAAGCAGCTCACCCTGGACCTGGACGTGCCCGCCACGCTGCCGCCCGTGCGCGCCGACATCGAAAAAACCACCTGGGTGCTGCTCAACTTGCTAGCCAACGCCATCCGCTACTCGCCCGAGCACGAGCAGATCCACATCCGGGCCGCCCTCACGGCCGATGGGCAGCAGGTGCGCCTAAGCGTGCAGGACCACGGCCCCGGCATCGCGCCCCAGTACCAGGAAAAAATCTTTCAGCGCTTCGCCCAGATTCCCAACCAGAGCGGCTACGCGGGTGGCTCGGGCCTGGGGCTGAGCATTGCCCGCGAGTTTATCACCAGCCAGGGCGGGCAGCTGGGCGTGAGCAGCGAGCTGGGGACGGGCAGCACCTTTGCCTTCACGCTGCCGGTAGCCCCGCGGGCCGAAGCCTGA